Proteins encoded together in one Vitis vinifera cultivar Pinot Noir 40024 chromosome 4, ASM3070453v1 window:
- the LOC100245534 gene encoding disease resistance RPP13-like protein 4 — MVDAVVTVFLEKLLNALEEEGRVLFDFREQFERLRDELRLMQSFLKDAERLKRKNETLRTVMIGLRELIYEAEDILADCKVQSEGSQDISGWYAVCFYPTNLPFKYQTGKRLREINEKITRIKQNIPSFLGVPILSQAEIADSRNLPVDRWSSSVFDHSQVVGIEGDTRKVKNWLLEAKDGILAIGVVGMGGVGKTTLAQVVFNDREMEARFERRMWVSVTGTPNEKRILRSMLRNLGDMNVGDDCGELLRKINQYLLGKRFLLVMDDVGENTNTWWRKISDGLPKGNGSSIIITTRTKEVATMMGVEEERTHRPKVLSKDDSWLLFRNVAFAANGGICTSSELENIGREIVHKCGGLPLAIKAAGGMMLYQQPYYHDWKRIADHFRDELAEEDGSVMASLELSYEELPSHLKSCFLCLSLYPEDCEITKEQLIHWWIAEGFVPLRRGRLSTEAGEDCFSGLTNRCLIEVVEKSYTGAIQTCKIHDMVRDLVIKKAEDDAFSGPTTASCRHLGIEGDIDRKYDMPNQKLRALLSTIKTGEVNKVASSNAKKFCDCRYLRVLDISKTIFDKSLTGLLDHIGFLQHLTYLSLSNTHPLTEVPPALEELRNLQVLDLSYCQNLKMLPSYVTTFEKLTVLDVSHCGSLRYLPKGLGSLSNLQILLGFKPAKSNQLEGCRIAELRSLTKLRRLGLQLTQGDEIGDNDDNVLVGLRGLQFLVISCFDSHGDDLIPKLDKLSPPQQLHELSLRFYPGKMNPGWLNPFSLPILRYLSISSGNLTNMSQRFWGDGDNTWKIEGLMLESLSDLGMEWSMVQQVMPRLRIVNVSWCPDLDSFPIEDVGFRGGVWKKGERPS, encoded by the coding sequence ATGGTGGATGCTGTTGTTACTGTGTTCCTAGAGAAACTGCTCAATGCTCTTGAAGAGGAGGGCCGCGTTCTGTTCGATTTCAGAGAGCAGTTTGAAAGATTACGAGATGAGCTGCGGCTCATGCAAAGCTTCCTCAAAGATGCAGAGAGGCTGAAAAGGAAAAACGAGACTCTTCGGACGGTGATGATTGGTTTGCGGGAGCTGATCTATGAAGCTGAAGATATACTTGCGGATTGCAAAGTTCAATCGGAGGGGAGCCAAGACATCTCCGGTTGGTATGCTGTGTGTTTCTATCCTACTAACCTTCCTTTCAAGTATCAAACTGGAAAGCGCCTCAGAGAAATCAACGAGAAGATCACTCGGATTAAACAAAATATCCCGTCTTTCCTTGGAGTGCCGATTCTAAGCCAAGCCGAGATTGCAGATTCACGGAACCTCCCAGTAGATAGATGGAGCTCTTCTGTGTTTGACCATTCCCAAGTGGTTGGGATAGAGGGTGACACAAGGAAGGTAAAGAACTGGCTGTTGGAAGCCAAGGATGGAATCCTAGCAATTGGAGTTGTGGGCATGGGTGGGGTTGGGAAGACTACTTTGGCTCAAGTGGTCTTCAATGACAGGGAAATGGAGGCTCGTTTTGAGAGGAGGATGTGGGTGTCTGTCACTGGGACACCTAATGAAAAACGGATTTTGAGAAGCATGTTGAGGAACTTGGGTGATATGAATGTGGGAGATGATTGTGGTGAGTTGTTGAGGAAAATAAATCAATACCTCTTGGGCAAGAGGTTTTTGCTTGTCATGGATGATGTGGGGGAAAACACAAATACTTGGTGGCGCAAAATCAGTGATGGATTGCCTAAAGGAAATGGGAGTAGTATTATTATCACTACAAGAACTAAGGAAGTCGCAACAATGATGGGAGTGGAGGAAGAGAGAACACATCGGCCCAAAGTCCTCAGTAAGGATGATAGTTGGTTGCTCTTCCGCAATGTAGCATTTGCTGCAAATGGAGGCATTTGTACTTCCTCTGAACTGGAGAACATTGGGAGGGAGATTGTACATAAATGTGGGGGCCTCCCATTAGCAATTAAGGCAGCTGGAGGAATGATGCTCTATCAACAACCTTATTATCATGACTGGAAGCGAATTGCAGACCATTTTCGGGATGAATTGGCAGAAGAGGATGGTTCTGTCATGGCTTCACTCGAATTAAGTTATGAGGAACTCCCATCTCACCTCAAGTCATGCTTCCTCTGTTTGTCTCTTTATCCAGAGGACTGCGAAATAACCAAAGAGCAATTGATTCATTGGTGGATTGCAGAGGGTTTTGTCCCACTGAGAAGAGGCAGATTATCAACTGAAGCTGGGGAGGATTGTTTCTCAGGGTTAACAAATCGTTGTTTGATAGAAGTCGTTGAAAAGAGTTATACTGGAGCAATACAAACCTGCAAAATTCATGATATGGTTCGGGATTTAGTGATCAAGAAGGCGGAAGATGATGCGTTCTCTGGACCAACAACTGCAAGTTGTCGCCATTTGGGTATTGAAGGTGATATCGACAGAAAGTACGATATGCCAAATCAGAAGCTGCGTGCATTATTGTCCACAATCAAGACTGGAGAAGTGAACAAGGTTGCTTCAAGCAATGCAAAAAAGTTCTGTGATTGCCGATACCTGCGGGTGTTAGATATCTCCAAAACGATCTTTGATAAGTCTCTCACAGGTTTATTGGATCATATTGGATTCCTCCAACACTTAACTTATCTCAGCTTAAGCAACACACATCCATTGACTGAAGTTCCACCTGCACTAGAGGAGCTCCGCAACCTTCAGGTATTGGATTTAAGTTACTGTCAGAATTTGAAAATGCTCCCCTCTTATGTTACAACTTTTGAGAAGCTCACAGTGTTAGATGTGAGTCATTGTGGTTCACTTCGATACCTTCCCAAAGGCCTGGGGAGcctttcaaatcttcaaatattATTGGGGTTTAAACctgcaaaatcaaatcaattagaAGGTTGTCGGATTGCTGAGTTAAGAAGCTTGACTAAGCTTAGGAGACTTGGCTTACAACTAACTCAGGGTGATGAGATTGGAGACAATGACGACAATGTATTGGTAGGTCTCCGAGGACTTCAATTTCTGGTAATTAGTTGTTTTGACAGTCACGGTGATGACCTGATACCCAAACTGGATAAACTCTCTCCTCCCCAACAGCTCCATGAGCTCTCTCTCAGATTTTATCCAGGAAAGATGAACCCAGGCTGGCTAAACCCTTTTTCACTTCCTATCTTAAGGTATCTTTCAATCTCTTCAGGAAACCTTACAAACATGAGCCAACGTTTCTGGGGTGATGGTGACAATACCTGGAAAATTGAGGGCTTAATGTTGGAATCACTATCCGATTTGGGAATGGAATGGTCTATGGTGCAACAAGTGATGCCAAGACTGAGAATTGTGAATGTTAGTTGGTGTCCAGATTTGGACTCATTTCCAATTGAAGATGTTGGATTCAGAGGGGGAGTGTGGAAGAAGGGAGAGCGCCCAAGCTAG
- the LOC100264353 gene encoding thioredoxin domain-containing protein PLP3A: protein MDPDSVKTTLSNLAFGNVMAAAARDYQKEVLSQQKALASSSINQEVDLDELMDDPELERLHADRIAALKKEAEKRQALKKQGHGEYREVTEADFLGEVTGSEKVICHFYHREFYRCKIMDKHLKSLAPRHMDTKFIKLDAENAPFFVAKLGVKTLPCVILFRKGIAVDRLIGFQDMGGKDDFATRTLEALLIKKGIVSEKKKDEDDEDGGYPESRRNTVRSSVDPNSDSD, encoded by the exons ATGGATCCTGATTCAGTTAAAACGACCTTGTCCAATTTAGCATTTGGAAATGTAATGGCAGCAGCTGCTCGAGATTATCAAAAG GAAGTGCTATCTCAGCAGAAGGCACTAGCTTCCAGTTCAATCAATCAGGAGGTTGATCTTGATGAGTTAATGGAT GATCCAGAGCTGGAAAGATTGCATGCAGATAGGATTGCAGCTCTTAAG AAAGAAGCTGAGAAGCGACAGGCTTTAAAGAAGCAAGGGCATGGAGAATACAGGGAGGTAACTGAGGCGGACTTCTTGGGTGAAGTCACTGGGAGTGAAAAAGTAATTTGCCACTTCTACCATCGGGAGTTCTACCGATGCAA GATAATGGATAAGCATTTGAAATCCCTTGCACCAAGGCATATGGACACCAAGTTTATCAAGCTGGATGCAGAG AATGCACCATTCTTTGTCGCTAAACTAGGAGTCAAAACTTTGCCTTGTGTCATCTTATTCAG AAAAGGGATTGCAGTAGATAGGTTGATCGGGTTTCAAGATATGGGAGGAAAAGATGATTTCGCCACGAGGACACTCGAGGCTCTACTTATAAAGAAAG GTATAGTTAGTgagaagaaaaaagatgaagatgatgaagacGGGGGTTATCCTGAAAGTAGACGCAACACAGTGAGATCATCTGTGGATCCAAACTCTGATTCAGACTGA
- the LOC100262690 gene encoding AAA-ATPase At2g18193 has protein sequence METIAASFSAMPEIATKLFSFYASLQAFIVLIRTMINELIPDKIRTNVLSKLQTYWFAPPFSQLTLLIEEDHGMTPNEIYDATQAYLDTKIPPFIERLKVGKTPRDNNLNVTIAEGQVVPDSFENIKLKWVLGTKRDDDGFDSTFELSFDKKYKEIVLQSYLPHIMARANDLKVTDKVLKLYSRSHTQRGGDDSYDYTGDWGFITLKHPATFDTMAMDPELKKAIIDDLNRFVARKEYYKRVGKPWKRGYLLYGPPGTGKSSLIAAMANYLKFDIYHVELNSIRSDNELKQILVSTTSKSMIVIEDIDCNAETRDRGDFLDLYEPTIAKLTLSGILNFTDGLWSSCGEQRIIVFTTNHKDRLAPALLRPGRMDMHIYMSYCTYDGFKTLASNYLGVTDHPLFGEIETLLKNTEVSPAEIGEELMRSDDADVALGGLVEFINRKKIEGNRMEGRENDDEHEVSGEGSGEE, from the exons ATGGAAACCATAGCTGCTTCTTTCTCAGCAATGCCTGAAATTGCAACCAAATTATTCTCATTCTATGCCTCTCTCCAGGCCTTCATAGTGTTGATCAGAACCATGATCAACGAGCTCATCCCTGACAAGATCCGAACTAATGTTCTCTCTAAGCTTCAAACCTACTGGTTCGCTCCTCCTTTCTCTCAGCTCACTCTCCTCATCGAAGAGGACCATGGGATGACGCCCAACGAAATCTACGATGCTACCCAGGCCTATCTCGACACCAAGATCCCACCTTTCATTGAACGCCTTAAAGTTGGGAAAACCCCAAGGGACAACAATCTCAACGTTACAATCGCAGAGGGCCAAGTGGTTCCCGATTCCTTCGAAAACATCAAGCTCAAGTGGGTGCTCGGTACAAAGCGTGACGACGATGGATTCGACAGCACATTCGAGCTTAGCTTCGAcaagaaatacaaagaaattgTGCTCCAGTCTTACTTGCCTCACATAATGGCCAGGGCCAATGACCTTAAAGTAACAGACAAGGTACTCAAACTTTATAGCCGTAGCCATACACAACGTGGTGGAGACGATTCCTACGACTACACTGGAGACTGGGGATTCATCACTCTGAAGCATCCGGCCACGTTTGACACTATGGCGATGGATCCGGAACTAAAGAAGGCGATAATTGATGATTTGAATAGGTTTGTTGCGAGGAAGGAGTATTATAAGAGGGTTGGAAAGCCTTGGAAGCGTGGATACTTATTGTACGGTCCTCCAGGCACGGGGAAATCAAGCTTGATTGCAGCCATGGCCAATTATCTCAAGTTTGACATCTACCATGTGGAGCTCAATAGCATTCGCTCCGATAACGAACTCAAGCAGATATTGGTGTCAACTACTAGTAAATCCATGATAGTGATCGAGGATATTGATTGTAATGCGGAGACTCGAGATCGTGGAGACTTTTTGGACCTATATGAGCCCACCATAGCTAAG CTGACACTATCGGGCATACTAAATTTCACTGATGGGTTATGGTCAAGTTGCGGAGAGCAGCGAATCATTGTGTTTACCACAAACCACAAGGATCGACTTGCTCCTGCTCTGCTGCGTCCTGGTCGCATGGATATGCATATCTACATGTCTTATTGTACTTACGATGGTTTTAAGACCTTAGCTTCCAATTACCTTGGTGTTACTGACCATCCACTCTTTGGGGAGATCGAAACCCTCCTTAAAAATACGGAGGTTAGTCCGGCAGAAATTGGGGAGGAGTTAATGAGGAGCGATGATGCTGATGTTGCGCTTGGAGGACTTGTTGAATTCATCAACCGGAAAAAGATCGAAGGCAATAGAATGGAGGGAAGAGAAAACGATGATGAACATGAAGTCAGCGGTGAAGGGAGCGGTGAAGAATAA